The Manihot esculenta cultivar AM560-2 chromosome 1, M.esculenta_v8, whole genome shotgun sequence genome has a window encoding:
- the LOC110600976 gene encoding DExH-box ATP-dependent RNA helicase DExH6 isoform X2, whose amino-acid sequence MKDDIFSMPSMTKEDIKKKVESLNSRIEKAANLRQIVEERSKLPIASFRDVITSSVDSHQVVLVSGETGCGKTTQVPQFLLDHKWGKGEACKIVCTQPRRISATSVAERISYERGGNIGDDIGYKIRLESKGGRNSSVVFCTNGVLLRVLVSRGTTRSKREASNKSAKDDVSNITHIIVDEIHERDRYSDFMLAIIRDILPLHPHLRLIMMSATLDAERFSQYFGGCPIISVPGFTYPVKSFYLEDVLSILKSADNNHIDSAMPSATNKSHELTEDDKAALDEAINLAWTNDEFDPLLDLVYTEGTPEVYNYHDSLTGLTPLMVFAGKGRVGDVCMLLSVGVDCHLQDKNGLTALDWAKQENQQETAELLKGHVESALSDSLEQKQLVDKYLATVNPELIDVVLIEQLLRKICIDSKDGAILVFLPGWDDINKTRERLFANPFFKDSSRFMIISLHSMVPSMEQKKVFKRPPQGCRKIILSTNIAESAITIDDVVYVIDSGRMKEKSYDPYNNVSTLQSSWVSKASSRQREGRAGRCQPGICYHLFSKLRAASLPDFQVPEIRRMPIEELCLQVKLIDPNCKIEDFLRKTLDPPVPETIHNAIIVLQDIGALSVDEQLTELGEKLGCLPVHPLTSKMLFFAILMNCLDPALTLACASDYRDPFTLPVLPNEKKRANAAKFDLASLYGGNSDQLAVIAAFECWKNAKGRGQEAWFCSQYFISSSTMNMLHGMRKQLQSELIRNGFIQEDVSRYSTNAHDPGILHAVLVAGLYPMVGRFLPPRNGKRFHVETATGAKVRLHPHSLIFKLSFKKTDDCPLIVYDEITRGDGGMHIRNCTVVGPLPLLLLATEIVVAPPEDDDEEDDEGDDDDNDGSDAAGEDESDEDEMETDGKLGGNNVEKIMSSPDNSVTTVVDRWLYFGSTALDVAQIYCLRERLSAAVLFKVQHPREVLPPALEASMHAIAHVLSYDGLSSVALPSESVDSLTSMIRATGIDNSAPGRRRGPGQNSNGFLKSLMSHNTQHATPHYHRARLQGFKGKSYGNGTSSQDVGKIPHQRPPMRGPNAVGYNSGTCEQWNPRGDSSKRQRGNASKKQ is encoded by the exons ATGAAAGATGATATCTTCAGTATGCCTTCAATGACCAAAGAAGATATAAAAAAGAAAGTGGAATCGCTGAATTCTAGAATAGAAAAGGCTGCAAACTTAAGACAG ATTGTTGAAGAGAGATCTAAGCTTCCAATTGCATCCTTTAGGGATGTCATCACTTCCTCTGTAGATTCTCACCAG GTTGTTCTTGTATCTGGTGAGACTGGGTGTGGAAAGACTACACAG GTCCCACAATTTCTATTGGATCATAAGTGGGGAAAAGGCGAGGCCTGTAAAATAGTCTGCACACAACCTCGTCGTATCTCAGCAACATCAG TTGCTGAGAGAATATCTTATGAAAGAGGAGGAAACATTGGAGATGATATTGGATACAAG ATTCGGTTAGAAAGTAAAGGTGGAAGAAACTCTTCAGTTGTGTTCTGCACAAATGGGGTTCTACTGAGGGTGCTGGTTTCTAGGGGCACAACTCGGTCGAAGAGGGAAGCTTCTAATAAATCAGCCAAGGATGATGTTTCTAACATAACTCACATTATTGTG GATGAAATTCATGAAAGGGATCGCTACTCAGATTTCATGTTGGCAATTATCAG AGATATACTTCCTTTGCATCCTCATCTTCGGCTG ATAATGATGAGTGCTACTCTTGATGCTGAACGATTTTCACAATATTTTGGTGGCTGCCCAATTATTTCTGTTCCTGGGTTCACTTATCCT GTCAAAAGTTTCTACTTGGAGGATGTACTATCAATCCTAAAATCTGCAGATAATAATCATATTGATTCTGCTATGCCAAGTGCCACGAATAAAAGCCACGAGCTTACAGAAGACGACAAAGCTGCTTTAGATGAAGCTATCAATTTGGCTTGGACAAATGATGAATTTGATCCCCTTCTGGATTTGGTTTATACTGAAGGAACCCCTGAGGTTTATAATTATCATGATTCTTTGACTGGACTAACACCATTGATGGTATTTGCTGGAAAGGGTAGAGTGGGTGATGTTTGCATGCTTCTCTCTGTTGGTGTGGATTGTCATTTACAGGACAAGAATGGACTAACAGCATTGGATTGGGCCAAGCAAGAAAACCAGCAAGAAACTGCTGAATTATTAAAAGGACATGTTGAAAGTGCCTTGAGTGACTCCCTGGAACAAAAACAATTAGTTGACAAATATCTAGCAACAGTAAACCCTGAACTTATTGATGTTGTTCTTATAGAGCAGTTATTGAGGAAAATATGTATTGATTCAAAAGATGGTGCGATCCTTGTTTTCCTTCCTGGGTGGGATGATATAAATAAGACTAGGGAGAGGTTATTTGCAAACCCATTTTTCAAAGATTCTTCCAGGTTTATGATAATCTCTCTCCATTCAATGGTTCCATCTATGGAACAGAAGAAAGTTTTCAAACGGCCACCTCAGGGTTGCCGCAAAATCATTCTTTCAACTAACATTGCTGAAAGTGCCATTACAATTGACGATGTTGTGTATGTCATAGATAGCGGccgaatgaaagaaaaaagttatGATCCTTATAACAATGTATCAACCCTTCAGTCTTCCTGGGTATCCAAAGCAAGTTCAAGGCAGCGCGAGGGTCGTGCAGGTCGTTGTCAGCCTGGGATATGCTATCATCTTTTTTCGAAGCTTCGAGCAGCTTCTTTGCCAGATTTCCAAGTTCCTGAAATTAGGAGAATGCCCATTGAAGAACTCTGTTTGCAA GTGAAGTTGATTGATCCCAACTGTAAGATAGAAGATTTCCTGCGGAAGACACTGGACCCTCCAGTTCCTGAAACCATACATAATGCAATCATTGTTCTCCAGGATATTGGGGCTTTATCAGTAGATGAACAATTGACAGAACTAGGAGAGAAGCTAGGCTGCCTACCTGTTCATCCATTGACAAGCAAGATGCTTTTTTTTGCAATATTGATGAATTGCCTTGACCCAGCTTTGACATTGGCATGTGCCTCTGACTATAGAGATCCATTTACCCTTCCTGTGTTGCCTAATGAAAAGAAGAGAGCTAATGCTGCTAAATTTGATCTTGCTTCATTGTATGGCGGAAACAGTGATCAGCTAGCAGTTATTGCGGCCTTTGAGTGCTGGAAAAATGCTAAAGGAAGGGGTCAAGAAGCATGGTTTTGTTCTCAGTACTTTATCTCTTCAAGCACCATGAACATGCTGCATGGTATGCGTAAGCAGCTTCAGTCAGAACTAATTCGTAATGGGTTCATTCAGGAAGATGTCTCACGTTATAGTACAAATGCACATGACCCTGGAATACTCCATGCTGTGCTTGTTGCTGGTTTGTATCCTATGGTGGGGAGATTCCTTCCACCTAGAAATGGGAAGCGTTTTCATGTAGAAACTGCAACTGGTGCTAAAGTTCGGTTGCACCCTCATTcgcttatttttaaattatcttttaaGAAAACTGATGATTGCCCTTTGATTGTATATGATGAAATAACCCGTGGGGATGGGGGTATGCACATAAGGAACTGTACTGTGGTTGGGCCACTCCCATTGTTATTGCTTGCAACTGAGATTGTAGTTGCTCCTCCGGAGGACGAtgatgaggaagatgatgaGGGTGATGATGATGACAATGATGGAAGTGATGCTGCAGGTGAAGATGAAAGTGATGAGGATGAGATGGAAACAGATGGCAAATTGGGTGGAAACAATGTTGAAAAAATAATGTCATCTCCTGATAATTCAGTTACAACAGTTGTGGACCGCTGGCTTTATTTTGGGTCAACAGCCCTTGATGTTGCTCAGATTTACTGCTTGCGAGAGCGATTATCAGCAGCAGTCTTATTCaaa GTACAACATCCTCGGGAAGTACTTCCTCCTGCCCTTGAGGCCTCGATGCATGCAATTGCTCATGTTCTTTCTTATGACGGGCTCTCCAGTGTAGCATTACCTTCAGAATCTGTAGACTCGCTGACATCAATGATCCGTGCAACTGGGATTGACAACTCGGCTCCAGGGAGGAGGAGAGGTCCAGGCCAGAATTCAAATGGCTTCCTTAAATCACTGATGAGCCATAACACACAGCATGCAACTCCACATTATCACAGAGCTAGATTACAGGGATTCAAGGGAAAATCATACGGAAATGGGACGTCAAGCCAAGATGTAGGTAAGATCCCCCATCAAAGGCCTCCAATGCGAGGTCCCAATGCAGTTGGTTACAATTCAGGTACTTGCGAACAATGGAATCCCAGGGGTGATTCCTCTAAGCGGCAGCGCGGAAATGCATCCAAGAAGCAATAA
- the LOC110600976 gene encoding DExH-box ATP-dependent RNA helicase DExH6 isoform X1, translating to MGKKRQKKAEQQENPSVAEATRIRISQILDQFRAAKDQVYTFEANLSNRERAVVHEVCKKMGMKSKSSGRGNQRRVSVYKNTKKADTAKAKENLTCLKFSEESKLVLQELFANYPPEDGEFGAKVVGNRKGKDSKVRGMKDDIFSMPSMTKEDIKKKVESLNSRIEKAANLRQIVEERSKLPIASFRDVITSSVDSHQVVLVSGETGCGKTTQVPQFLLDHKWGKGEACKIVCTQPRRISATSVAERISYERGGNIGDDIGYKIRLESKGGRNSSVVFCTNGVLLRVLVSRGTTRSKREASNKSAKDDVSNITHIIVDEIHERDRYSDFMLAIIRDILPLHPHLRLIMMSATLDAERFSQYFGGCPIISVPGFTYPVKSFYLEDVLSILKSADNNHIDSAMPSATNKSHELTEDDKAALDEAINLAWTNDEFDPLLDLVYTEGTPEVYNYHDSLTGLTPLMVFAGKGRVGDVCMLLSVGVDCHLQDKNGLTALDWAKQENQQETAELLKGHVESALSDSLEQKQLVDKYLATVNPELIDVVLIEQLLRKICIDSKDGAILVFLPGWDDINKTRERLFANPFFKDSSRFMIISLHSMVPSMEQKKVFKRPPQGCRKIILSTNIAESAITIDDVVYVIDSGRMKEKSYDPYNNVSTLQSSWVSKASSRQREGRAGRCQPGICYHLFSKLRAASLPDFQVPEIRRMPIEELCLQVKLIDPNCKIEDFLRKTLDPPVPETIHNAIIVLQDIGALSVDEQLTELGEKLGCLPVHPLTSKMLFFAILMNCLDPALTLACASDYRDPFTLPVLPNEKKRANAAKFDLASLYGGNSDQLAVIAAFECWKNAKGRGQEAWFCSQYFISSSTMNMLHGMRKQLQSELIRNGFIQEDVSRYSTNAHDPGILHAVLVAGLYPMVGRFLPPRNGKRFHVETATGAKVRLHPHSLIFKLSFKKTDDCPLIVYDEITRGDGGMHIRNCTVVGPLPLLLLATEIVVAPPEDDDEEDDEGDDDDNDGSDAAGEDESDEDEMETDGKLGGNNVEKIMSSPDNSVTTVVDRWLYFGSTALDVAQIYCLRERLSAAVLFKVQHPREVLPPALEASMHAIAHVLSYDGLSSVALPSESVDSLTSMIRATGIDNSAPGRRRGPGQNSNGFLKSLMSHNTQHATPHYHRARLQGFKGKSYGNGTSSQDVGKIPHQRPPMRGPNAVGYNSGTCEQWNPRGDSSKRQRGNASKKQ from the exons ATGGGAAAGAAGAGACAGAAGAAAGCAGAGCAACAAGAAAACCCTAGTGTGGCTGAAGCTACTCGGATTCGAATTTCCCAAATACTAGACCAGTTCCGTGCTGCTAAAGATCAAg TTTACACATTTGAAGCTAATTTATCAAACCGTGAACGTGCTGTGGTGCATGAAGTATGCAAGAAAATGGGTATGAAATCCAAGAGTTCTGG GCGTGGGAATCAGCGAAGAGTCTCTGTTTACAAGAATACAAAGAAAGCAGACACTGCAAAGGCAAAGGAAAATCTCACATGTTTGAAATTTTCAGAAGAATCAAAACTCGTCTTGCAAGAATTATTTGCAAACTACCCACCTGAGGATGGAGAGTTTGGTGCAAAAGTAGTTGGAAATCGTAAAGGAAAGGATAGTAAAGTACGAGGAATGAAAGATGATATCTTCAGTATGCCTTCAATGACCAAAGAAGATATAAAAAAGAAAGTGGAATCGCTGAATTCTAGAATAGAAAAGGCTGCAAACTTAAGACAG ATTGTTGAAGAGAGATCTAAGCTTCCAATTGCATCCTTTAGGGATGTCATCACTTCCTCTGTAGATTCTCACCAG GTTGTTCTTGTATCTGGTGAGACTGGGTGTGGAAAGACTACACAG GTCCCACAATTTCTATTGGATCATAAGTGGGGAAAAGGCGAGGCCTGTAAAATAGTCTGCACACAACCTCGTCGTATCTCAGCAACATCAG TTGCTGAGAGAATATCTTATGAAAGAGGAGGAAACATTGGAGATGATATTGGATACAAG ATTCGGTTAGAAAGTAAAGGTGGAAGAAACTCTTCAGTTGTGTTCTGCACAAATGGGGTTCTACTGAGGGTGCTGGTTTCTAGGGGCACAACTCGGTCGAAGAGGGAAGCTTCTAATAAATCAGCCAAGGATGATGTTTCTAACATAACTCACATTATTGTG GATGAAATTCATGAAAGGGATCGCTACTCAGATTTCATGTTGGCAATTATCAG AGATATACTTCCTTTGCATCCTCATCTTCGGCTG ATAATGATGAGTGCTACTCTTGATGCTGAACGATTTTCACAATATTTTGGTGGCTGCCCAATTATTTCTGTTCCTGGGTTCACTTATCCT GTCAAAAGTTTCTACTTGGAGGATGTACTATCAATCCTAAAATCTGCAGATAATAATCATATTGATTCTGCTATGCCAAGTGCCACGAATAAAAGCCACGAGCTTACAGAAGACGACAAAGCTGCTTTAGATGAAGCTATCAATTTGGCTTGGACAAATGATGAATTTGATCCCCTTCTGGATTTGGTTTATACTGAAGGAACCCCTGAGGTTTATAATTATCATGATTCTTTGACTGGACTAACACCATTGATGGTATTTGCTGGAAAGGGTAGAGTGGGTGATGTTTGCATGCTTCTCTCTGTTGGTGTGGATTGTCATTTACAGGACAAGAATGGACTAACAGCATTGGATTGGGCCAAGCAAGAAAACCAGCAAGAAACTGCTGAATTATTAAAAGGACATGTTGAAAGTGCCTTGAGTGACTCCCTGGAACAAAAACAATTAGTTGACAAATATCTAGCAACAGTAAACCCTGAACTTATTGATGTTGTTCTTATAGAGCAGTTATTGAGGAAAATATGTATTGATTCAAAAGATGGTGCGATCCTTGTTTTCCTTCCTGGGTGGGATGATATAAATAAGACTAGGGAGAGGTTATTTGCAAACCCATTTTTCAAAGATTCTTCCAGGTTTATGATAATCTCTCTCCATTCAATGGTTCCATCTATGGAACAGAAGAAAGTTTTCAAACGGCCACCTCAGGGTTGCCGCAAAATCATTCTTTCAACTAACATTGCTGAAAGTGCCATTACAATTGACGATGTTGTGTATGTCATAGATAGCGGccgaatgaaagaaaaaagttatGATCCTTATAACAATGTATCAACCCTTCAGTCTTCCTGGGTATCCAAAGCAAGTTCAAGGCAGCGCGAGGGTCGTGCAGGTCGTTGTCAGCCTGGGATATGCTATCATCTTTTTTCGAAGCTTCGAGCAGCTTCTTTGCCAGATTTCCAAGTTCCTGAAATTAGGAGAATGCCCATTGAAGAACTCTGTTTGCAA GTGAAGTTGATTGATCCCAACTGTAAGATAGAAGATTTCCTGCGGAAGACACTGGACCCTCCAGTTCCTGAAACCATACATAATGCAATCATTGTTCTCCAGGATATTGGGGCTTTATCAGTAGATGAACAATTGACAGAACTAGGAGAGAAGCTAGGCTGCCTACCTGTTCATCCATTGACAAGCAAGATGCTTTTTTTTGCAATATTGATGAATTGCCTTGACCCAGCTTTGACATTGGCATGTGCCTCTGACTATAGAGATCCATTTACCCTTCCTGTGTTGCCTAATGAAAAGAAGAGAGCTAATGCTGCTAAATTTGATCTTGCTTCATTGTATGGCGGAAACAGTGATCAGCTAGCAGTTATTGCGGCCTTTGAGTGCTGGAAAAATGCTAAAGGAAGGGGTCAAGAAGCATGGTTTTGTTCTCAGTACTTTATCTCTTCAAGCACCATGAACATGCTGCATGGTATGCGTAAGCAGCTTCAGTCAGAACTAATTCGTAATGGGTTCATTCAGGAAGATGTCTCACGTTATAGTACAAATGCACATGACCCTGGAATACTCCATGCTGTGCTTGTTGCTGGTTTGTATCCTATGGTGGGGAGATTCCTTCCACCTAGAAATGGGAAGCGTTTTCATGTAGAAACTGCAACTGGTGCTAAAGTTCGGTTGCACCCTCATTcgcttatttttaaattatcttttaaGAAAACTGATGATTGCCCTTTGATTGTATATGATGAAATAACCCGTGGGGATGGGGGTATGCACATAAGGAACTGTACTGTGGTTGGGCCACTCCCATTGTTATTGCTTGCAACTGAGATTGTAGTTGCTCCTCCGGAGGACGAtgatgaggaagatgatgaGGGTGATGATGATGACAATGATGGAAGTGATGCTGCAGGTGAAGATGAAAGTGATGAGGATGAGATGGAAACAGATGGCAAATTGGGTGGAAACAATGTTGAAAAAATAATGTCATCTCCTGATAATTCAGTTACAACAGTTGTGGACCGCTGGCTTTATTTTGGGTCAACAGCCCTTGATGTTGCTCAGATTTACTGCTTGCGAGAGCGATTATCAGCAGCAGTCTTATTCaaa GTACAACATCCTCGGGAAGTACTTCCTCCTGCCCTTGAGGCCTCGATGCATGCAATTGCTCATGTTCTTTCTTATGACGGGCTCTCCAGTGTAGCATTACCTTCAGAATCTGTAGACTCGCTGACATCAATGATCCGTGCAACTGGGATTGACAACTCGGCTCCAGGGAGGAGGAGAGGTCCAGGCCAGAATTCAAATGGCTTCCTTAAATCACTGATGAGCCATAACACACAGCATGCAACTCCACATTATCACAGAGCTAGATTACAGGGATTCAAGGGAAAATCATACGGAAATGGGACGTCAAGCCAAGATGTAGGTAAGATCCCCCATCAAAGGCCTCCAATGCGAGGTCCCAATGCAGTTGGTTACAATTCAGGTACTTGCGAACAATGGAATCCCAGGGGTGATTCCTCTAAGCGGCAGCGCGGAAATGCATCCAAGAAGCAATAA
- the LOC110600968 gene encoding protein LIGHT-DEPENDENT SHORT HYPOCOTYLS 10, translating into MSIERGKDVAQGSNELHHQQSSSAAASPSRYESQKRRDWNTFGQYLKNQRPPVALSQCNCNHVLDFLRYLDQFGKTKVHLQSCMFYGQPEPPAPCACPLRQAWGSLDALIGRLRAAYEENGGPPESNPFAGGGIRVYLKEVRDCQAKARGIPYKKKKKKKPSPSKGDDESSSAMPF; encoded by the coding sequence ATGTCGATTGAAAGAGGAAAAGATGTAGCACAGGGATCCAATGAACTTCATCATCAACAGTCTTCTTCTGCTGCTGCTTCTCCAAGCCGTTATGAATCTCAGAAGAGAAGAGACTGGAACACTTTTGGTCAGTACTTGAAGAATCAGAGGCCACCTGTGGCTCTTTCTCAGTGTAATTGCAACCATGTCCTTGACTTCCTGAGATATCTAGATCAGTTCGGAAAGACTAAGGTTCATCTTCAAAGTTGCATGTTTTATGGGCAACCTGAGCCTCCTGCTCCTTGTGCCTGTCCTCTCCGGCAAGCTTGGGGAAGCCTCGATGCCCTTATCGGCAGGCTCCGAGCTGCTTATGAAGAAAACGGAGGTCCTCCTGAGAGTAACCCTTTTGCCGGTGGTGGTATTCGTGTGTATCTAAAGGAGGTGAGGGACTGTCAAGCTAAGGCAAGAGGGATTCcatacaagaagaagaagaagaagaagccaaGTCCTAGCAAAGGGGATGATGAATCAAGCTCTGCCATGCCCTTCTAG
- the LOC110617120 gene encoding probable serine/threonine-protein kinase PBL7 — protein sequence METEDFEYRRKERVALVAIVVIASLAVACLLVAFSYYCYIVNKLSKRRDTHKKDNYEEKGSFGNLKVATEKGLQVFTFKQLYSATGGFSKSNVVGHGGFGSVYRGVLNDGKKVAVKLMDQAGKQGEEEFKVEVELLSRLCSPYLLTLLGYCSDNNHKLLVYEFMANGGLQEHLYPLNGHNTVHMRLDWETRLRIALEAAKGLEYLHEHVSPPVIHRDFKSSNILLDKNFHAKVSDFGLAKLGPDKAGGHVSTRVLGTQGYVAPEYALTGHLTTKSDVYSYGVVLLELLTGRVPVDMKRPPGEAVLVPWVLPWLTDREKVVQIMDPALNSQYSMKEVIQVAAIAAMCVQPEADYRPLMADVVQSLVPLVKTHRPTSKVGSYSGFNALKSPSSQDTGRASV from the exons ATGGAAACTGAGGATTTTGAGTATAGAAGGAAGGAGCGCGTAGCATTGGTAGCCATTGTCGTCATTGCTTCACTCGCTGTCGCTTGTTTGCTTGTGGCTTTTAGCTATTACTGCTATATAGTAAACAAGCTCTCCAAACGTCGTGATACCCACAAGA AGGATAATTATGAGGAAAAAGGCAGCTTTGGGAATCTGAAAGTTGCAACTGAGAAAGGACTTCAGGTGTTCACATTTAAGCAGTTATATTCAGCGACTGGTGGTTTCAGCAAGTCAAATGTGGTTGGGCATGGTGGTTTTGGGTCAGTATACCGTGGTGTCCTCAATGATGGAAAGAAGGTTGCAGTGAAATTAATGGATCAAGCAGGGAAACAGGGAGAAGAGGAATTTAAAGTGGAG GTGGAATTGTTGAGCCGCCTATGTTCTCCATATTTGCTGACATTGCTTGGATATTGTTCTGATAACAATCATAAATTGCTGGTTTATGAGTTCATGGCAAATGGGGGATTACAAGAACACTTGTATCCTCTAAATG GTCACAATACTGTGCACATGAGATTGGACTGGGAAACGCGGTTGCGAATTGCCCTTGAAGCTGCCAAGGGCTTAGAATATTTGCATGAACATGTCAGTCCTCCAGTGATTCATAGAGATTTCAAGAGCAGCAACATCCTCTTGGACAAAAATTTTCATGCCAAAGTTTCTGATTTTGGATTGGCCAAGCTTGGACCAGACAAAGCTGGTGGACATGTCTCAACTCGAGTGTTGGGCACCCAGGGATATGTTGCCCCTGA GTATGCATTAACTGGGCATTTAACAACAAAATCAGATGTCTATAGTTATGGGGTTGTTCTGTTGGAGTTGCTCACTGGCAGAGTCCCGGTGGATATGAAGAGACCTCCTGGGGAAGCTGTTCTTGTGCCTTGG GTGCTGCCGTGGTTGACGGATAGAGAGAAGGTGGTGCAAATTATGGATCCGGCATTGAACAGTCAATACTCAATGAAAGAGGTTATTCAGGTTGCAGCAATTGCTGCAATGTGTGTACAACCGGAGGCTGATTACAGACCACTAATGGCAGATGTTGTACAGTCACTAGTCCCATTGGTCAAGACTCACAGGCCAACATCGAAGGTGGGAAGCTACTCTGGCTTTAATGCACTCAAGTCACCTTCATCACAAGACACTGGCAGAGCAAGTGTATGA
- the LOC110600958 gene encoding 50S ribosomal protein L1, with amino-acid sequence MKKLTLSPALRYCLHKPSSPIHFSAFRWLSSDSKSIPNQGSESVPIQPVSYAVKPKDKTPSNEDETHSQQQVAAQSPPSQEQERQQFPTRTQEAPNQESRTRWTREDVRYIKDAPSISPVSYPIRVAPLPEDKVGAEEEVAQADMDRESRKIQEENRGIRRIFRVTEEEEKVVVPFPRLIMPEKKEKRPLFDLMDAIRQVKTSAKANFDETIEAHVRLGIAKSRSDMIVRGTLTLPHGGKKAIRIAVFAEGADAEEAKAAGADVVGGLELIDEIASADKIDVDKCFATIKLYPRVAKLARILNRYGLMPDSKQGTVVSDVSRAVKDAKKDQIKFKMDKTSIVHVGLGKVSLTEESLRENVGAFMNALLQAKPAGLKKTSKYAGYVNSFHICSSMGAGFPVSIQSLSKAVDHYNKALLK; translated from the exons ATGAAGAAGCTCACTCTCTCACCAGCTCTTCGCTATTGCCTCCACAAACCCTCCTCTCCGATCCACTTCTCTGCATTTAGATGGCTTTCTTctgattcaaaatcaattccCAATCAAGGCTCTGAATCTGTGCCAATCCAGCCAGTCTCTTACGCAGTAAAGCCTAAAGACAAAACTCCTTCAAATGAAGACGAAACTCATTCTCAGCAACAGGTGGCTGCCCAATCACCACCATCACAAGAACAGGAGCGACAGCAATTTCCTACAAGAACCCAAGAAGCACCAAATCAAGAATCCCGGACGCGTTGGACTCGGGAGGACGTTCGATACATCAAAGATGCGCCCTCAATATCTCCTGTATCCTATCCTATACGCGTTGCTCCGCTACCGGAGGATAAGGTTGGCGCTGAAGAAGAAGTTGCGCAGGCGGATATGGATAGAGAGAGTAGGAAGATTCAGGAGGAGAACCGGGGGATTAGGAGGATATTTAGGGTTACAGAAGAGGAGGAGAAAGTGGTAGTGCCTTTCCCTAGATTGATCATGCCTGAGAAGAAGGAAAAGAGACCACTTTTTGATTTGATGGATGCTATTAGGCAGGTCAAG ACTAGTGCAAAGGCTAATTTTGATGAGACTATTGAAGCACATGTAAGATTGGGCATTGCTAAATCTCGTTCTGATATG ATTGTTCGCGGCACTTTGACTCTGCCTCATGGTGGTAAGAAG GCTATCAGGATAGCCGTCTTTGCTGAAGGAGCAGACGCAGAGGAAGCTAAAGCTGCAGGAGCTGATGTTGTCGGTGGTCTTGAACTTATTGATGAAATTGCTA GTGCTGACAAGATTGATGTTGACAAGTGTTTTGCAACCATTAAATTGTATCCCCGTGTAGCAAAG cTAGCAAGGATTCTTAATCGTTATGGACTTATGCCAGATTCTAAA CAAGGAACTGTTGTTAGTGATGTTTCTAGGGCTGTGAAAGATGCAAAAAAGGATCAAATTAAGTTTAAAATGGACAAAACATCAATTGTGCATGTGGGACTTGGAAAG GTGAGTTTGACAGAGGAATCTTTGCGTGAGAATGTTGGTGCATTTATGAATGCACTTTTACAAGCAAAACCTGCAGGCCTTAAGAAGA CATCCAAATATGCTGGATATGTGAACAGCTTCCATATATGCAGTTCG ATGGGAGCAGGGTTCCCCGTTTCAATACAGTCATTATCCAAGGCTGTAGATCACTACAACAAAGCTCTCCTGAAATAA